A DNA window from Sphingomonas changnyeongensis contains the following coding sequences:
- a CDS encoding ArsR/SmtB family transcription factor, whose product MDRLIEIFRALGDPTRLRIFALLRAMELSVGELAQVLGQSQPRVSRHVRILADAGLTVRRREGSWVFLALAEDAHVAPLLAAIDRATGDWADEDAQRLAAVRADRAEAASLYFAARAEEWDAIRSLYAPEETVEAAMAAMLGDAPIGRLVDLGTGTGRMLELFGARAVKAIGIDRSPEMLRLARAKLAETVPGAELRQGDLTALPLGEAVADTVILHQVLHFMSQPASALAEAARLLGPGGRMLIVDFAPHDREELRARDAHARLGFSDEQIAGWLAAAGLALGRTDTLDGGELTVKLWLGHRPGLIQEIAA is encoded by the coding sequence GTGGACCGGCTGATCGAAATCTTCCGCGCGCTCGGCGACCCGACGCGGCTGCGCATCTTCGCGCTGCTGCGGGCGATGGAGCTGTCCGTCGGCGAACTCGCGCAGGTGCTGGGGCAAAGCCAGCCGCGCGTGTCACGCCATGTCCGCATCCTCGCCGATGCCGGGCTGACCGTCCGGCGGCGCGAGGGCAGCTGGGTTTTTCTCGCCCTGGCCGAGGACGCGCATGTCGCGCCGCTGCTGGCGGCGATCGACCGGGCAACGGGCGACTGGGCGGATGAGGATGCGCAGCGCCTTGCCGCCGTCCGCGCCGACCGGGCAGAGGCGGCATCGCTTTATTTCGCCGCCCGCGCCGAGGAATGGGACGCGATCCGCTCGCTCTACGCGCCCGAGGAAACGGTCGAGGCGGCAATGGCCGCGATGCTGGGCGACGCGCCCATTGGCCGGCTCGTCGATCTCGGCACCGGCACGGGCCGGATGCTCGAACTGTTCGGCGCGCGCGCGGTGAAGGCGATCGGCATCGACCGCAGCCCGGAAATGCTCCGCCTTGCCCGCGCCAAGCTGGCCGAAACCGTGCCGGGGGCCGAGCTTCGCCAGGGCGACCTGACCGCGCTGCCGCTGGGCGAAGCGGTGGCCGACACGGTGATCCTGCACCAGGTGCTGCATTTCATGAGCCAGCCGGCAAGCGCCCTGGCAGAAGCCGCGCGGCTGCTTGGCCCGGGAGGGCGGATGCTGATCGTCGATTTTGCGCCGCACGACCGGGAAGAGCTGCGCGCGCGCGACGCGCATGCCCGGCTGGGCTTTTCCGATGAACAGATTGCCGGCTGGCTGGCGGCGGCGGGGCTTGCGCTCGGCCGGACCGACACGCTCGACGGCGGAGAACTGACCGTCAAACTCTGGCTGGGGCACCGCCCCGGGCTGATCCAGGAGATCGCCGCATGA
- a CDS encoding aldo/keto reductase — protein sequence MTYLPFSPDPRPLGKSGIMVSPIAWGMWRFAGDDVAAAQAKVEAALAAGVTLFDTADIYGPDNGEPFGAAEALLGRVFAAAPGLRERMALATKGGIVIGTPYDSSAAYIGAAIDASLKRLGVERVELWQIHRPDILTHPQEVARALEAAHAAGKIMAVGVSNFTPAQTAALQHFLPVPIAATQPEFSALALAPLHSGLFDQAMTMGLTPLAWSPLGGGRIATPGTAREQAVADLLDTKAAAHGVGRGAAALSWIMAHPARPIPIVGTQRVERIAEIGDALKPRWTRAEWYAVLEASMGERLP from the coding sequence ATGACATACCTTCCCTTCTCACCCGATCCGCGCCCGCTCGGCAAGAGCGGGATCATGGTTTCCCCAATCGCCTGGGGGATGTGGCGCTTTGCCGGCGACGATGTCGCCGCCGCCCAGGCCAAGGTCGAAGCCGCACTCGCCGCCGGTGTCACGCTGTTCGACACCGCCGATATCTACGGCCCCGACAATGGCGAGCCGTTCGGCGCGGCGGAAGCCCTGCTCGGCCGGGTGTTTGCCGCCGCGCCGGGCCTGCGCGAACGGATGGCGCTCGCGACCAAGGGCGGCATCGTGATCGGCACCCCCTATGATTCGAGCGCGGCCTATATCGGCGCGGCGATCGACGCGTCGCTGAAGCGGCTGGGCGTCGAGCGGGTGGAGCTGTGGCAGATCCACCGTCCCGATATCCTCACCCACCCGCAGGAAGTGGCCCGCGCGCTCGAGGCCGCCCATGCCGCCGGCAAGATCATGGCAGTCGGCGTGTCCAACTTCACCCCCGCGCAGACCGCAGCGCTCCAGCATTTCCTGCCCGTGCCGATCGCCGCGACCCAGCCCGAATTCTCGGCGCTGGCGCTGGCGCCGCTGCACAGCGGCCTGTTCGATCAGGCGATGACGATGGGCCTGACCCCGCTTGCCTGGTCGCCGCTCGGCGGCGGGCGGATCGCGACGCCGGGCACTGCGCGCGAACAGGCGGTCGCCGATCTGCTCGATACCAAGGCGGCGGCACACGGCGTCGGCCGCGGGGCGGCGGCGCTCAGCTGGATCATGGCGCACCCCGCCCGGCCGATCCCGATCGTCGGCACCCAGCGGGTCGAACGGATCGCCGAAATCGGAGACGCGCTCAAGCCGCGCTGGACGAGAGCTGAATGGTACGCCGTGCTCGAAGCATCGATGGGAGAGAGACTGCCGTGA
- the metF gene encoding methylenetetrahydrofolate reductase [NAD(P)H] codes for MTPSLAQLEEARRALDAPLFADLSGDIGVSFEFFPPKTEKMDTQLWDAVQTLAPLGPRFVSVTYGAGGSTRERTHATVARIVRETSLAAAAHLTCVEATREEIDAIADEYWAAGVRHIVALRGDPPVAGQGFAPHPGGYASAADLVAGLKRLHPFEISVAAYPEAHPEARSLDDDIDNLKRKIDAGGTRAISQFFFSPDCFFRFRDKAAARGVTAEIVPGILPVSNVAQTRRFAAQCGATIPGWMDRLFEGLDDLPAARQLVAATIAAELCRRLYAGGVRDFHFYTLNRAELAYAICHMLGVRGNAQVTEKAA; via the coding sequence ATGACACCATCCCTCGCCCAGCTCGAAGAGGCGCGCCGCGCCCTCGATGCGCCGCTGTTTGCCGATCTGTCGGGCGATATCGGCGTGTCGTTCGAGTTTTTTCCGCCCAAGACCGAGAAAATGGACACCCAGCTGTGGGACGCGGTGCAGACGCTTGCCCCGCTCGGCCCGCGTTTCGTGTCGGTGACCTATGGCGCCGGCGGATCGACGCGCGAGCGCACCCATGCCACGGTCGCCCGCATCGTCCGCGAAACCTCGCTCGCCGCCGCCGCGCACCTGACCTGCGTCGAGGCGACGCGTGAGGAAATCGACGCGATCGCCGATGAATATTGGGCGGCGGGCGTGCGCCACATCGTCGCGCTGCGCGGCGATCCGCCGGTCGCGGGCCAGGGCTTTGCGCCGCATCCCGGCGGCTATGCGAGCGCGGCCGATCTGGTCGCGGGGCTGAAGCGGCTGCACCCGTTCGAGATTTCGGTCGCCGCCTATCCCGAGGCGCACCCCGAGGCGCGCAGCCTTGACGATGACATCGACAATCTGAAGCGCAAGATCGACGCCGGCGGCACGCGCGCGATCAGCCAGTTCTTCTTCTCGCCCGACTGTTTCTTCCGGTTCCGCGACAAGGCGGCGGCGCGCGGCGTGACCGCGGAGATCGTGCCGGGCATCCTGCCGGTGTCGAACGTCGCCCAGACGCGGCGCTTCGCCGCCCAGTGCGGCGCGACCATTCCGGGCTGGATGGACCGGCTGTTCGAGGGGCTGGACGATCTGCCGGCCGCGCGCCAGCTGGTCGCCGCCACCATCGCCGCCGAGCTGTGCCGGCGGCTCTATGCGGGCGGCGTGCGCGATTTTCACTTCTACACGCTCAACCGCGCCGAACTGGCCTATGCGATCTGTCATATGCTGGGCGTGCGCGGCAACGCGCAGGTGACGGAGAAGGCGGCATGA
- the metH gene encoding methionine synthase — protein sequence MSGTGPSAVFVNIGERTNVTGSAAFKKLIMAGDYTRAVEVARQQVENGAQIIDVNMDEGLLDAEQAMTTFLKLIAAEPDIARVPVMIDSSKWSVIEAGLKCVSGKPIVNSISMKEGEEPFLEQARRIMAYGAAVVVMAFDEVGQADTRDRKVEICERAYKLLTGIGFLPEDIIFDPNIFAVATGIDEHRRYAIDFIEATREIKARCPHVHISGGVSNLSFSFRGNEPVRRAMHSVFLYHAIQAGMDMGIVNAGQLDVYDAIDPELREACEDVIWDRRDDATERLIALAEKYRGGDAVAEKQAEEWRSWPVARRLEHALVKGIDAHVVDDTEEARQAFARPIEVIEGPLMDGMNVVGDLFGAGKMFLPQVVKSARVMKKAVAHLLPYIEAEKDENAKGKGRIVLATVKGDVHDIGKNIVGVVLQCNGFEVIDLGVMVPWTRILEAANENEADMIGLSGLITPSLDEMVTVAEEMQRAGMTMPLLIGGATTSKVHTALRIDPAYKGPVIHVLDASRAVGVASALVSDTQAEPFIDRTAEDYAAVRAAREGKGQNELLPIAEARARGMTIDPALKPPAPRQPGLHVFDDWPLEHLRDFIDWTPFFRAWELAGNFPAILDDEIVGESARSLYADAQKMLDTIIAEKWLTARGVAALWPCARHGDDVLVYPDGHRPGAGAAPPERAVVLPFLRQQMAKNTAKPNMCLADFIDTADDWLGGFTVAIHGIDPHIARFKAAHDDYQDILLKALADRLAEAFAEALHSHVRTTLWGYAPDEQLTNEALIREQYRGIRPAPGYPACPDHSLKPILFDMLGGTPAGATLTESFAMLPTAAVSGFYFGHPQSAYFGVARIGQDQLADYAVRRGVSLDQAQRWLRPNLD from the coding sequence ATGTCTGGAACCGGACCCTCCGCCGTCTTCGTCAATATCGGCGAGCGCACCAACGTCACCGGATCGGCGGCGTTCAAGAAACTGATCATGGCCGGCGACTATACGCGCGCGGTCGAGGTCGCGCGCCAGCAGGTCGAAAACGGCGCGCAGATCATCGACGTCAACATGGACGAAGGGCTGCTCGACGCCGAACAGGCGATGACCACCTTTTTGAAGCTGATCGCCGCCGAACCGGACATTGCCCGCGTGCCGGTGATGATCGACAGTTCCAAATGGTCGGTGATCGAAGCCGGCCTGAAATGCGTGTCGGGCAAGCCGATCGTCAATTCGATCTCGATGAAGGAAGGCGAGGAGCCGTTCCTGGAGCAGGCCCGGCGCATCATGGCCTATGGTGCCGCCGTCGTCGTCATGGCGTTTGACGAGGTCGGCCAGGCGGACACGCGCGACCGCAAGGTCGAGATCTGCGAGCGTGCCTATAAGCTGCTGACCGGCATCGGCTTTCTGCCCGAAGACATCATCTTTGATCCCAATATCTTCGCGGTCGCGACCGGGATTGACGAGCATCGCCGCTACGCGATCGACTTCATCGAGGCGACGCGCGAGATCAAGGCCCGCTGCCCGCATGTCCATATTTCAGGCGGCGTTTCCAACCTGTCGTTCAGCTTCCGCGGCAACGAGCCGGTCCGGCGCGCGATGCACAGCGTGTTCCTCTATCACGCCATCCAGGCGGGGATGGACATGGGCATCGTCAATGCCGGCCAGCTCGACGTCTATGACGCGATCGACCCGGAACTGCGCGAAGCCTGTGAGGATGTGATCTGGGACCGGCGCGACGATGCGACCGAACGGCTGATCGCGCTGGCCGAAAAATATCGCGGCGGCGACGCCGTGGCGGAAAAACAGGCCGAGGAATGGCGCAGCTGGCCGGTCGCGCGGCGGCTGGAACATGCGCTGGTCAAGGGCATCGACGCCCATGTGGTGGACGATACCGAGGAAGCGCGCCAGGCCTTTGCCCGCCCCATCGAGGTGATCGAAGGCCCGCTGATGGACGGGATGAACGTCGTCGGCGACCTGTTCGGCGCGGGCAAGATGTTCCTGCCCCAGGTCGTGAAATCGGCCCGCGTGATGAAAAAGGCGGTCGCCCATCTGCTGCCCTATATCGAGGCCGAAAAGGACGAGAACGCCAAGGGCAAGGGGCGGATCGTGCTCGCCACCGTCAAGGGCGATGTGCACGATATCGGCAAGAACATCGTCGGCGTCGTCCTCCAGTGCAACGGGTTCGAGGTCATCGATCTGGGCGTGATGGTGCCCTGGACCCGCATTCTCGAAGCGGCCAACGAGAATGAGGCCGACATGATCGGCCTGTCTGGGCTGATCACCCCGTCGCTTGATGAAATGGTGACGGTGGCGGAGGAAATGCAGCGCGCGGGCATGACGATGCCGCTGCTGATCGGCGGGGCGACCACGTCCAAGGTCCATACCGCGCTGCGCATCGACCCGGCCTATAAGGGGCCGGTCATCCATGTGCTCGATGCCAGCCGCGCCGTCGGCGTCGCATCGGCGCTGGTCAGCGACACCCAGGCGGAGCCGTTCATCGACCGCACGGCGGAGGATTATGCCGCCGTGCGCGCCGCGCGCGAGGGCAAGGGCCAGAACGAGCTGCTGCCGATCGCCGAAGCGCGGGCGCGCGGCATGACCATCGATCCGGCGCTGAAGCCGCCCGCGCCGCGCCAGCCCGGCCTGCATGTGTTCGACGACTGGCCGCTCGAGCATCTGCGCGACTTCATCGACTGGACGCCGTTCTTCCGCGCCTGGGAACTGGCGGGCAACTTCCCGGCGATCCTCGATGACGAGATTGTCGGGGAAAGCGCGCGCAGCCTTTATGCCGATGCGCAGAAGATGCTCGACACGATCATCGCCGAAAAATGGCTGACCGCGCGGGGCGTCGCGGCGCTCTGGCCGTGCGCGCGCCATGGCGACGATGTGCTCGTCTATCCCGATGGCCACCGCCCTGGGGCAGGTGCCGCCCCGCCCGAACGCGCGGTGGTGCTGCCGTTCCTGCGCCAGCAAATGGCCAAGAACACCGCCAAGCCCAATATGTGCCTGGCTGACTTTATCGACACCGCCGATGACTGGCTGGGCGGCTTTACCGTCGCCATTCACGGCATCGATCCGCACATCGCCCGGTTCAAGGCCGCGCATGACGATTATCAGGACATTCTGTTGAAGGCGCTGGCCGACCGGCTGGCCGAAGCCTTTGCCGAGGCGCTGCACAGCCATGTCCGCACGACCCTGTGGGGCTATGCGCCAGATGAGCAGCTGACCAACGAGGCGCTGATCCGCGAACAGTATCGCGGCATCCGCCCTGCCCCCGGCTATCCGGCCTGCCCGGACCACAGCCTGAAGCCGATCCTGTTCGACATGCTGGGCGGCACGCCGGCCGGCGCGACGCTGACCGAAAGCTTTGCGATGCTGCCGACGGCGGCGGTTTCGGGCTTTTATTTCGGCCATCCGCAGTCCGCCTATTTCGGCGTCGCGCGGATCGGGCAGGACCAGCTGGCCGACTATGCGGTGCGGCGCGGGGTCAGCCTCGATCAGGCGCAGCGCTGGCTGCGGCCCAATCTCGACTGA
- a CDS encoding LLM class flavin-dependent oxidoreductase: MVRRARSIDGRETAVKPCEISWFSALCDDDYEFLGVPDPKLASSWEHCRDIVLQAESGGFDNILLPSGYTLGIDTTAFAAAIATLVKRIRLLMAVRVGESWPPQLARQIATIDRILGGRLTVNIISSDMPGETLPSAPRYQRCVEVMQILKTLLNGEPLDHQGEFYKIAIDPPRIGTVSGKCPPLYFGGLSPDARDAAARAADVYLMWPDTEANVQAIIADMTARAAAYGRTLRFGYRAHVIVRESEDEARAYARRLLSRLDAETGAAIRQKSLDSASVGVTAQAMLRENADDEGFAEPQLWTGIGRARSGCGAAIVGDPDQVLAKLERYRALGIEAFILSGYPHAAEADLFARHVLPRIDHAPLG; this comes from the coding sequence ATGGTACGCCGTGCTCGAAGCATCGATGGGAGAGAGACTGCCGTGAAACCTTGCGAAATCAGCTGGTTCTCAGCGCTTTGCGACGATGATTACGAGTTTCTGGGCGTTCCGGATCCAAAGCTTGCATCAAGCTGGGAGCATTGCCGCGACATCGTTCTGCAGGCCGAAAGCGGCGGCTTCGACAATATTCTGCTGCCCTCGGGCTATACGCTTGGCATCGACACCACCGCCTTTGCCGCGGCAATCGCGACGCTGGTCAAGCGGATCAGGCTGCTGATGGCGGTCCGGGTCGGCGAAAGCTGGCCGCCCCAGCTTGCCCGGCAGATCGCGACCATCGACCGGATTCTGGGCGGGCGGCTGACCGTCAACATCATCTCGTCCGACATGCCGGGCGAAACCCTTCCCTCGGCCCCGCGCTACCAGCGCTGCGTCGAGGTGATGCAGATCCTGAAGACGCTGCTCAACGGCGAGCCGCTCGACCATCAGGGCGAGTTTTACAAGATCGCCATCGATCCGCCGCGCATCGGCACCGTGTCGGGCAAATGCCCGCCGCTCTATTTCGGCGGCCTGTCGCCCGATGCGCGCGACGCGGCGGCGCGCGCCGCCGACGTCTATCTGATGTGGCCGGATACCGAGGCCAATGTGCAGGCGATCATCGCCGACATGACGGCGCGGGCCGCCGCCTATGGCCGCACGCTGCGCTTTGGCTACCGCGCCCATGTCATCGTGCGGGAAAGCGAGGACGAGGCACGGGCCTATGCCCGGCGGCTGCTGTCGCGCCTCGATGCTGAAACGGGCGCGGCGATCCGCCAGAAGTCGCTCGATTCGGCGTCGGTTGGCGTCACCGCCCAGGCGATGCTGCGTGAGAACGCCGATGATGAGGGCTTTGCCGAACCGCAGCTGTGGACCGGCATCGGCCGTGCCCGTTCGGGCTGCGGCGCGGCGATCGTCGGCGATCCCGATCAGGTGCTTGCCAAGCTCGAACGCTATCGCGCGCTCGGCATCGAGGCCTTCATCCTGTCGGGCTATCCGCACGCCGCCGAGGCCGATCTGTTCGCCCGGCACGTGCTGCCGCGGATCGATCACGCGCCGCTCGGCTGA
- a CDS encoding calcium-binding protein, whose translation MLKSLMLASAALIAAPAVAQDATTPAAPQSTSSPTSPTSMPTDTAQTGAAQAVAPIEPQPGAAADPVAATVAAEWATYDADGSGSLSRSEFTKWMVALRAKAPNSSRWPISAPGPMPLSPRPMPTAAKA comes from the coding sequence ATGTTGAAGAGCCTCATGCTTGCGAGCGCGGCGCTGATCGCGGCTCCGGCCGTGGCGCAGGATGCGACCACCCCCGCAGCGCCCCAGTCGACCAGCTCGCCGACGTCGCCGACGTCCATGCCGACCGACACCGCACAGACCGGTGCAGCACAGGCCGTCGCCCCGATCGAGCCGCAGCCCGGCGCGGCCGCCGATCCGGTCGCGGCCACGGTCGCCGCCGAATGGGCGACCTATGACGCCGATGGCAGCGGCAGCCTGTCCAGGTCCGAGTTCACCAAATGGATGGTCGCGCTGCGCGCCAAGGCCCCGAACAGCAGCCGGTGGCCGATATCAGCGCCTGGGCCAATGCCGCTTTCGCCCAGGCCGATGCCGACCGCAGCAAAAGCGTGA
- a CDS encoding homocysteine S-methyltransferase family protein translates to MITASEAARRLREEARSRILLTDGAFGTMIQSYRLTEADYRGGLTLSHDQKGNNDLLALTCPHVVAEITEAYLAAGSDIVSTNTFNANTISQADYGAEHLVRDINLASAQIARDAARTAEAADGRPRFVAGALGPTNKTLSLSPDVNDPGYRAIGFDELKQVYREQTDALLDGGVDFILIETIFDTLNAKAGIMAVLEAGMARGVEVPLMISFTVTDMSGRNLSGHSVESFWASVRHARPLTIGLNCSFGAPQLRPHVAALNPVADTLMMVYPNAGLPNDLGQYDEAPETTAGFIGDWAKEGLINIVGGCCGTTPDHIAQMARAVAGHAPRAVPAPRRQTMLAGLDPFLVPA, encoded by the coding sequence ATGATCACGGCATCCGAAGCCGCGCGGCGGCTGCGCGAGGAAGCGCGGTCCCGCATCCTGCTGACCGACGGCGCGTTCGGCACGATGATCCAGTCCTATCGGCTGACCGAGGCGGATTATCGCGGCGGCCTGACGCTCAGCCATGACCAGAAGGGCAATAACGACCTGCTGGCGCTCACCTGCCCGCATGTGGTGGCGGAAATCACCGAGGCCTATCTGGCCGCCGGGTCCGACATCGTGTCGACCAACACGTTCAACGCCAACACCATCAGCCAGGCCGATTATGGTGCCGAGCATCTGGTGCGCGACATCAACCTGGCCTCAGCCCAGATCGCGCGCGACGCCGCCCGCACTGCCGAGGCGGCGGACGGGCGCCCGCGCTTCGTCGCCGGGGCGCTGGGGCCGACCAACAAGACGCTGTCGCTGTCGCCCGACGTCAACGATCCCGGCTATCGGGCGATCGGGTTCGACGAGCTGAAGCAGGTCTATCGCGAGCAGACCGATGCGCTGCTCGACGGCGGGGTCGATTTCATCCTGATCGAAACGATCTTCGACACGCTCAATGCCAAGGCGGGGATCATGGCGGTGCTGGAAGCCGGCATGGCCCGCGGCGTCGAAGTGCCGCTGATGATCAGCTTTACCGTCACCGACATGTCGGGGCGCAACCTGTCGGGCCATTCGGTCGAAAGCTTCTGGGCCTCGGTGCGCCATGCCCGGCCGCTGACCATCGGGCTCAATTGTTCGTTCGGCGCGCCGCAGCTGCGTCCGCATGTCGCCGCGCTCAATCCGGTCGCCGACACGCTGATGATGGTCTATCCCAATGCCGGCCTGCCCAATGATCTGGGGCAATATGACGAAGCGCCCGAAACCACGGCGGGCTTCATCGGCGACTGGGCGAAGGAAGGGCTGATCAACATCGTCGGCGGCTGTTGCGGGACGACCCCCGACCATATCGCGCAGATGGCGCGCGCCGTGGCCGGCCATGCGCCCCGCGCGGTCCCCGCGCCGCGGCGGCAGACGATGCTGGCCGGGCTGGACCCGTTCCTGGTTCCGGCATGA
- the purB gene encoding adenylosuccinate lyase, with protein sequence MIPRYSRPEMVAIWAPETRFQIWFEIEAHALDAMAELGIVPRAAAEKVWAAHAAAPPFDIARIDAIEAETKHDVIAFLTHVAERTGEEARFLHQGMTSSDVLDTCLAVQLKRAADLLIADLDALLAVLKRRAFEHKLTPTIGRSHGIHAEPVTFGLKLAQAYAEFARNRARLIAARDDVATCAISGAVGTFANIDPRVEAHVAEKMGLTIEPVSTQVIPRDRHAMFFATLGVIASSVERLATEVRHLQRTEVLEAEEYFSPGQKGSSAMPHKRNPVLTENLTGLARMVRGYVTPALENVALWHERDISHSSVERMIGPDATVTLDFALARLTGVIDKLLVYPERMARNMNRMGGLIHSQRVLLALTQAGASREDAYRLVQRNAMKVWESDGALSLEELLKADPDVTARLSPAEIAERFDLDYHLKHVDTIFARVFGAD encoded by the coding sequence ATGATCCCCCGCTATTCCCGGCCCGAAATGGTCGCCATCTGGGCGCCCGAGACCCGTTTCCAGATCTGGTTCGAGATCGAGGCCCATGCCCTTGATGCGATGGCCGAGCTGGGCATCGTGCCGCGCGCGGCGGCGGAAAAGGTCTGGGCAGCCCATGCAGCCGCGCCGCCGTTCGACATTGCGCGCATCGATGCGATCGAGGCCGAGACCAAGCATGACGTGATCGCGTTCCTCACCCATGTCGCCGAACGCACCGGTGAGGAGGCGCGCTTCCTGCATCAGGGCATGACCAGCTCGGACGTGCTCGACACCTGCCTTGCCGTGCAGCTGAAGCGCGCGGCCGATCTGCTGATTGCCGATCTCGACGCGCTGCTGGCGGTGCTCAAGCGCCGCGCCTTTGAGCACAAGCTCACCCCGACCATCGGCCGCAGCCACGGCATCCATGCCGAACCGGTGACCTTCGGGCTGAAGCTTGCCCAGGCCTATGCCGAGTTCGCGCGCAACCGCGCCCGGCTGATCGCGGCGCGCGACGATGTCGCGACCTGCGCGATTTCCGGCGCGGTCGGCACCTTTGCCAATATCGATCCGCGCGTCGAAGCGCATGTCGCGGAGAAAATGGGCCTGACCATCGAGCCGGTGTCGACCCAGGTGATCCCGCGTGACCGCCATGCGATGTTCTTTGCCACGCTGGGCGTCATCGCCTCGTCGGTCGAACGGCTGGCGACCGAGGTGCGGCATCTGCAGCGCACCGAAGTGCTGGAGGCGGAGGAATATTTCTCCCCCGGCCAGAAGGGCTCGTCGGCGATGCCGCACAAGCGCAATCCGGTGCTGACTGAAAATCTGACCGGGCTCGCCCGCATGGTGCGCGGCTATGTGACCCCGGCGCTTGAAAATGTCGCGCTGTGGCATGAACGCGACATCAGCCATTCGTCGGTCGAACGGATGATCGGCCCCGACGCGACGGTGACGCTCGACTTCGCGCTCGCCCGGCTGACCGGGGTGATCGACAAGCTGCTCGTCTATCCGGAGCGGATGGCGCGCAACATGAACCGCATGGGCGGCCTCATCCATTCGCAGCGCGTGCTGCTGGCGCTGACCCAGGCGGGGGCATCGCGCGAGGACGCCTATCGCCTGGTCCAGCGCAACGCGATGAAGGTGTGGGAATCCGACGGCGCGCTGTCGCTGGAGGAGCTGCTCAAGGCCGATCCGGACGTCACCGCCCGGCTGTCGCCCGCCGAGATCGCCGAGCGGTTCGACCTCGATTATCATCTGAAGCACGTCGACACGATCTTCGCGCGCGTGTTCGGGGCGGACTGA
- a CDS encoding GNAT family N-acetyltransferase, translated as MTDGAPGWRIRSAGAADAAALALVGSATFLDGFAGILPGAAIIAHCTRASSSDAFAAMLGGGGRAWLGLAEPGEAPVGYALLMPPDLPGAAPGDIELRRIYTLSRYHGSGLGPALMATAIADAQARAAADARLLLGVHTGNARARAFYTRHGFTQIATRRFDVGGTICDDVVLARPLNANR; from the coding sequence ATGACCGACGGCGCGCCGGGCTGGCGCATCCGCAGTGCCGGGGCGGCGGACGCCGCTGCCCTCGCCCTGGTCGGCAGCGCGACATTTCTGGATGGCTTTGCCGGCATCCTGCCCGGGGCGGCGATCATCGCCCATTGCACGCGCGCGAGCAGCAGCGACGCCTTTGCCGCGATGCTGGGCGGTGGCGGCCGTGCCTGGCTGGGTCTGGCCGAGCCGGGCGAGGCCCCGGTCGGCTATGCGCTGCTGATGCCGCCCGACCTGCCGGGTGCCGCGCCCGGCGATATCGAGCTGCGGCGCATCTACACGCTCAGCCGCTATCACGGTTCCGGCCTCGGCCCGGCGCTGATGGCGACCGCGATCGCCGATGCGCAGGCGCGTGCCGCCGCCGATGCGCGGCTGCTGCTCGGCGTGCATACCGGCAATGCCCGCGCCCGCGCCTTCTATACCCGGCACGGCTTCACCCAGATCGCCACCCGCCGCTTCGATGTCGGCGGCACGATCTGCGACGATGTCGTGCTCGCCCGCCCGCTCAACGCCAACCGCTAA